The Zingiber officinale cultivar Zhangliang chromosome 2A, Zo_v1.1, whole genome shotgun sequence genomic sequence GGCAGCAGAGGATCCACGTCTTCGGAGTCTTCAACCAGTCTGCAAGAGCATCACATCCCCAGCCtccatcgactcagcactcggataggatcaaattggcgccgtctgtgggaacgcacctgaattcgAGTCAAGAAGATGGAAGAAACTAGACGCCAACACACTGTGACGCTCTCCCAAGAGGAGCTTGACGTGCTCGTACAAGCGCGAGCGACCAAAATGCTGGAGCAGCAACAGAAAGTGCTAGCCGAGTATTTGGCGCAACAAGCAACTTCAATATCTAGGGTCCAAGCGGCGCACGAGGACCGGTCGGCACAACTTTCCATATGGGGTCAAAACAGAGGCTCGATCGATACACAAGCAGAGGCGCCGCCCGCCCCAATACCATTCCATCGGGCAATGTTCCAGACGCCCTCTGAGATCGCGCATGCAAAtcgagaccggtcttcctcaaaTGAAGCCCCCGCTCGGGATGCAAGAAAGGGCAAAACACCCTGATCTGACtcatcacccgagcggatcaaccgccagtTCTCTGAGGTGATTCTGTAAGATCCCTTGCTAAGACATTATGCACCCTtggcgatcggcgagtacaacgggtCGACCAATCCGGACGACCACCTTGACAAATTTGACAACACCGcgacccttcatcaatacacggatGGGGTTAAGTGCCGGGTCTTCCTCACTACGTTGTCCGACTCAGCACAGCGTTGGTTCCGAAGGTTGCCGGACGGGTCGATTCAAAGCTTCAAGGACTTTAGGatgaccttcctccaccacttcgtgaGCAACAGGCGCTATCAAAAGACCAGCGTCAGCCTgttctctatgaagcaagggccgagagaGACTCTTTGGACctacattcagcgcttcaaccaggcggccatggacatccccacgGTCTCCTCTAAGActatgatgcatgccttcacccaagggctcattgACGGGGAcatcttccgctcgctcatcaggaagctgcCCCATgattacgaccacatgctgaagaaggccaacgaatatatcaacgtggaagaagctcaagcagcTCGAAGGAAAGAAGCGCCATCAGAACCATCAGTGCACGCCGAGCGCAGGCCACCGACCAGCCACTAACCTCCGAGAGGGCCTCGAGCCGATATAGCGCGACCACATCAAGAAACAAGGCCACACGCCGTCCAGCACGTGGCGGCCGAACGACCAAGGCCtaaaggaaaggtatggactcctatgttctgtACTTTCCATCAGTCCGCCACCCACAACACACGAGACTACTGTGGAGTCCCCGCAGTCGCTCAGCCGACTCCCAGGAGTTATAGGCAGCAAAGCACCGAATGGAGAGGGGAGATCAATCTGTCACCCGAGCGGCGGCATCAGCGTCAAGACGGCCGCACCCTAGCTTCGCGTGGATGAGTCGAGCACTCCGCtagggaggaggagaatagaaacATTGTCGctcggggagagatcaacatcatcgctggtgggccgaccagcggtgactccaaccgagcccgcaaGACGTACGCGTGACGTCTGGAAATCCACACAGTAGGTTGCAGCCAAGAAAGGGTGAATGGACtagagatcagcttcggccctagAGATTTAGAGGGAATCGAGTACCGCATGACAACGCCCtcattatccgagcggtaattgctAACTACACAATCCACcgcatatttattgacacagggagttcggtcagcatcatcttcaagaaggcgtttgaccaACTACAGATAGACAGGACCGAGCTACTGCCAATGACGACTCTGTTGTATGGGTTTACCGGTAATGAGGTCCAGCCGATCGGTCAGATAAAACTGGCCATATCCCTCGGAGAAGAGTCGCTCCAGAGAACAAGGATGACTACCTTCATCGTTGTAGACGCTCCATTCGcttacaacgtcatattgggccGACCAGCCCTTAATGAgttccgagcagtcgtctcaatGTTTTGCCAGAAAATTAAATTCCAGGTTGAAGATCGGGTCAGAGAAGTCAAAGGGGATCAACTGGCTGCTCGGCACTACTACGTTGAGATGGTAAAGGCGGAGGCTAAGTCCGCCCAAAAAGCCCCTCGGATCGAGGTAAACACCATAATCGAGAAAACTCCtaccttagtttatgaagaaaaggagaaggtgtAGATACATCCTTGCCGACCAGAGGCGACGACCTTCATAGCATCTGATCTGGGAGCCAATCAGAAAGCCGAGCTGATCAGCTGCCTCCAGtagaaccatgatgtcttcgcgtggtcaacacatgagctgcccgacaTCTCCCCTAGCATCGcgcagcatgagcttcatgtcctATCAGATGcccggccagtaaagcaaagaaaaagagatttcaacgCCGAGCAGAATCAGATTATCcaagcggaggtcgagaagctgttggaagccggccacatacgggagatCCAGTTCCCGAGTTGGATAGCGAACGTAGTACTCATCTCCAAGccgaacaacaagtggagggtctgcatacgCTTTCAGGACCTGAACAaagcgtgcccgaaggacttctatcccctaCCGAGAATCGATAAGATGGTGGACTCGACCactgggtgcgagctgatatgcatgtttgaTGTATATCAgggataccatcaagtgccgctcgcccgggaagatcaggagaaggtgagtttcatcacggcggacggtacctactgctacaacgtgatgccgttaGGATTAAAGAACGTCGGGGCTACCTACCAAAGACTTATGAATAAGGTGTTCTGGCGGCAGATCAGACGGAACATGGAGGTGTACGTCGacgatatactcatcaaatcACCCCGAGCTACCGATCTCTGTGCGGATATAAAAGAAACTTGCCAGACACTCCGCGCCTATGGAATCAAACTCAACCCGAacaaatgcttgttcggcgcgAAGAGCAGGAAATTTTTGGCTATATAAttaccgagcggggtatcgaggcAAACCCTAGCAAAGTAAAAGCACTGCAAGATATGCCACCTCCAAGGAATCTGAAGGAAGTTCAgtgcctcaccggtcggataacggccttATCCCAATTCATCTTCAAGACGGCTGACCGGAGTCTACCTTTCTTCAAGGTCTTGCGCCGACccaccaagttccagtgggacgaggagtgAGATCGAGTGTTTGAAGAGCTCAAAGCCTATCTCAATTCACtaccggtactagccaagccagtcGTCGGCGAGCCCCTCAGGATCTATCTATCTTCGACCGAGTACGCGATCGGCTCGGCCCTTGTAAGGTCGAATGACGAGGAGCAGCCAGTGtatttcttgagccatattttaaaagataccAAATCTCTCTATATCGGTCTCGAGAAACTTGCTTTCGCACTAGTACTCGCCGCTAGGAGGCTTTGCCCATACTTCCTCGCGCACACGATCATGGTGATGACCAACAGCCCCCTggggagagtcctcctcaatccagaagcgtcagggcggctgatcaagtggacaacggaaCTCAGCAAATTTGACATCCAGTGTCATCCCCAAACGGCCATtaaggcacagtccttggcagactTTGTCACTGAGGTGCAGACTCCCAAACCAAAGGCCACTTGGAAGATATACgtagacggatcatccactcggcaaggaaGTGGAGTTGGGGTGCTGCTAATCCCCCCCCCCAAGAAGAACGAATGCATTTGTCTGTTTGGCTGGAGTACCGGGCAACCAACAACGAAGCCGAATACGAGGCACTCATAGTCGTCCTGCAGGTCGCCCAACACGTCAGAGCTGTCAAAGTCCTTATTCACTCGGATTCCCAATTGGCAACTCAGCAACTAAGCGGAACGTTCGAGATCAACAATGTTCGGCTTAGGCTCTACGCTGATGCCTTCGAAAAACTGAAGGTCAACTTCCATGAAGTCATTATACACAAAATCCCCCTCTCGGAGAATCTGGCAGCGGATGAACTGGCCAAGCTAGCCAGCTCAATAACGCCTGTTGTCATCCAGCAGCCGATCAAGCAAGTGTCCTTAGTGGCgcacatcgatcggatggaggggctTACACTCCCAGATGATTGGAGGATGGCGTTAATTGAATTCTTGCGAGTGGGATCCGTGCCGACTGATCGAGAAGAAGCACACACACTAAGAAGAAGGGCGGGGAGATTTACGCTGATCGGGGATCAATtgtacaagaaggccttctcccgaCCTCTACTCTAGTGCGTCAACCCGGAAGATGTTGACTACATTCtgaaggaggtacaccaaggatcctgcggagggcACCCGGGCGACAGGTCGTTGGTGAGGAAGATTCTGCTGGCAAGGTACTTCTAGCCGACCCTCCGGGAAGACGCCGCGCGAATGGTAGCAACATGTCTATCTTGCCAAAGATACCATAACCTTTCATACCGGCCAATGGAGGAAATGAAGGCCTCCATAGTGTCTTgctcgttcgaccagtggggcatggatatcgtggggTCGTTTCCCATGGCCACTGGGCAGTGGAGGTTCTTGCTCGTGGTagtcgactacttctccaaatgggtcgaggctGAACCGCTGGCAAGGATTAccaagcagatggtcaaaaaattcatttggcaacacatcatctgctgGTTCGGCATCCCACGTTGGCTCACCTCGTACAACGGGAGGAAGTTCTTTGGGCAGTAACTCAGGGAGTGGTGTGGGGGATACGGCATCGAACAGGCCTTCACTTCCATAATGTATCCCCAAATCAACGGGCAAGCTGAAGTTGCCAATCGAGAAATTCTGCAAattcttcgagttcggctcgaccacgtcggaGGCAGTTGGGTAGACGAGCTACCGGGCGTGCTATGGGCAATCCGCatgactccaaaggaagggacggaaGTGACACCGATCCACTTGGTCtatggaggcgaagcagttatcccTGTCGAGGTTGGAGTCGAGTCCGACCGGGTACAGTAGTATaatgaggacaacgccgagcgaagACTTCTGGAGCTAGATTTGGTGGATGAAGCACACGCCAAAGCAACTGTTTAGCTGACGGCCTACCGACAGAGAATGCGCCAAAACTACAACAGGAGGGTAATACCTAGATCTTTTCAGATCGGCGACttcgtatggaagaaggtgaagtcagTCGAAGATGTCACCAAGCTAGAGGCTCCTTGGGCAAGACCCTTCAGGGTCGTGGAAAATCTCCAGTCAGGAGCCTATTACCTAGAGGATGCGGAAGGGCGGAGGTTAGAGCGACCATGGAGTGTGAACCACCTCTAGTCGTATCGAGATGAATGAAAGGTGCGTTGATGTAGCTACCATGTAATCCTCGTTTTTTATGCATCCTTCAGCCGCAGGATTAAATCAAAACCAAGGATTCACGAAGCTATTGTCGAGCGGCTAACCCGCGCGGAAGactatcgagcggcgacgttaaaccccagagtcgactataaataccccgctcgaaagaccgtcgagcggcgacgttaaacctcaGAGTTTACGTGGCGATTATAAATACcgcgctcggaagaccgtcgagcggcgacattaaatcccAAAGTCgacgcggcgactataaataccccgctcgAAAAATCGtcaagcggcaacgttaaaccccagagtcaacgcggcgactataaatatcccgctcggaagaccatcaagcggcgacgttaaaccccaaagtcgacgcggcgactataaatacctcgctcggaagaccgttgagcggcgacgttaaacccagagtcgacgcggcgactataaataccccgctcggaagaccgtcgagcggcgacattaaaccccagagtcgacgcggcgactataaataccccgctcggaagaccgtcgagcgacgatgttaaacctTAGAGTCGATACGATGACTATAAATATCccactcggaagaccgtcgagcggcaacgttaaaccccagagtcgacgcggcgactataaatacctcgctcggaagaccgtcgagcggcgacattaaaccccagggtcggagtggcgactataaataccctgtgttgaagaccgtcgagcggtgacgttaaacgccagggtcggaccggcgaccataaataccccgcgctgaagaccgtcgagcggcgacattaaaccccaaCCTTGGAAAATCATTTAACGCAAATACTACAActgaagtcgagcggcgactataaaccctagaggAATTATCCTAAGCAAGTATTAGCATAGGTACCACTGTCGATCGGGACTACGTAGCTAAATACACAGCAAACAGATAGCATATGAAAGAAGCAAAGAGATTTCATTAATAAGACACTGCTGAACGGCAAGAATGTAGTTGACGCTTACAAAAAGCAAAGCTTACAAAAAACTATCGGCTCCTTACTCCAGGTAATCAAAGATCTCATCAGGGATAGTGGTGAGGAGCTCGGCGTGATCTGCAGTGGGGATGATCGTGTCCTCAGGGAGTTGGCCTTTAGCTTTCAAATGGTTAACCGTCGTAGTGATGGCCAACTCAAACGTGTTGACGAGCTACGTGCAGGTCTTAGTAACAAAACCTTCCGAGCGGATATAGTTTTGCTTCATGGTGGCGAAACGACTCAGCTCGGCACCCTGATATTCTTTCATGGCCAAGCGAGAGGCGTCAAGATTGTCCTGAAAGGCCTTCAATTCCTCCCGAAGAGCAGTGACATCCGCCGAGCGGCCAGTCTTCTCAGCCGTTAGCAGGTCTGCCAACTCCTTGACCCTTTACTCCAAGGCTCGGGCCTCCACGTTCTTCGCCTCCAGGTCGGCGATGGCCCTATTCTTTCTGGTGGTGGCCAATTCGACCTTCCGGTCAGATGACTTGACCTGGGTCTTGAGCTGACCCACCATGGTTTGTAGGCCGGAGGAGTTCCTCGGCTCTTCCTCCAATAACTCCTGGGTCTTAACCAGGTTTGCCTGCAGCTCGGCATAGGTAGGACCTTGAGAAGAAGCTCCACTCGAGATTTTGAGCTTTTTGAGCTCCTCCTCCAACATTGCTAGGCGGCTGGTTACCGccacgctctccacccagtactgcagtCGAACGGGGAAATGTCAGACATCGAGCAATGGCAAAGCTAAAATAAGTCGGGGTGTATGAAACTTACCCCTATGGCGTGGGATAGGTGGCTATTGTTGAGCAGCGCCGGGGGCATGGTCACCACCTTGGCTCGGGCTTCCTCCCAAATCTTGGCCAACTGCACTCGGATGACTATCTGATGTTCAGGAGAAGTCGGCTAATCGGCGGATGCAAGAAGCTCCTTTGTCGGGAGATGCAAAGTCGCTTTTATTGATCGCCGACCGCTTTGGGTTGATGGAGCAGACACCGCCGGACCGCAAGAGGGGCCGGTCGGGGTAGAGTGGACTGCTGATCGAAGAATTTTCTTGCGAATGGGGGGCAAGATGCTGATCGGTTGAGTAGCAACTGGATCGGATGGGAGGTCGCACTGCGAAGGCGTCCGATCGGAGGATATGGCCTCCACGGTATCAGGAGCAGCTGGAGGAACGCCCGTCTCCTCAAACATTCGCACCACCGAGGTGGCCAAACAGGTGGGTGTGTCCGTTCGGCGTCGTTTGCGCTTGTTCAGGGGAACTTCATTTCCAGAAGACTCAGTTCCCTTAGACCGAATGACAGGTTGCATGCCAGTTGGAGTAGTCTCTCCTGCAGCTTTAGTACTGACTATCCGCGCGACGGATTCTTCAGCAACAGTTAGAGCCTCTTCGCCCTCGCcctcatgagagccgaccggcGTGAGCCCAAGCCTCTCCATTTCCTTAGCAGCAGCTGCCTCGACCTCGGTGGCCTTAGCCTTCAGCATGCCAAGCACTATCGATTTTTATCATTGTGTTAGCTGCAAGAGAAAAAAGGAAAATCAGTTAGACCCAAAGGAAGAAGTCAAGTGGAATTCCTTACCTATGCCGCCCGGGAGAGGCGTTCGGATCAAGCTCAGTCCGAACATATATAGGACACCTTCTGGTAACAACTTGTGGATGTCGAGCTTCAGGCCGGCGAGCATGTTGGCCACATGAAGGTAGTCTGGCCGGGTCTTATACCTCTTCAACTCGGGCGGAGGTGGCAGTGTGGTTTGCCATTCGGTCCGAAAAGACGGCCGCTCGGGGAGTCTCACGAAAAAGaagtagtccttccaatgtttattagaAGTGAGCATCTTATCAAAGAAGACTAAGCCGATCCGGGACTGGAAAAGgtaggtgcccagctcggactgcttggggtagtagaagtaatggaataTTTGGGGCTTTAAGAGAATGTTGTGGGTTGTGAACAATACAACTACGCCGCACAGAAGGCGGAAGGAGTTGGGGACTAGCTGGGCGAgagggatgcgaaaatagttgcagacttcacaaaaaaaatgggtGGAGAGGGAATCGCAGGCTGGCCACAAATTGATCACGGAAAAAGGAAATCGCGTCGCGCGGCGGGTCATGTGGTCAGTCGGAAGGTGAGGCCAGAACTATTTCATAGTTGGTCGGGAGGTCAAAGGCGTTTATCAAGCTCGCTGCATCGCCCTCGTCGAACCGGGTCTCCATAGTGGTGTACCATGGACCCGGGGCGAGGTCAACCAGTTGGGAAGAACTGGCCATGGGCGGAAAACGAAGAAACAGAGGAATTCGTTCAGAAGATCGTCGAAAAACCCGCGGAAGTTCGCTGGGCAAGAAAGCAGGATGTAGGAAAATGGTATAGGGCAAGAAAGGAAGACAAAGAAACAGGAGGCGAAGCTTACAGGAAAAGGGGACGTCAGAGAAGAAAGTAGGGGGTCACCGGAACACTGGATGCAAGCAACCGCCGAAGCACACGAGCACGCAAGCAGCAACTGTGAAGCAGATGTTGGTGAGGCAACTTTATAAAGATAGGGCTTGGCCGAGCTGGGCcatccgatctagggcacaggaaTTGGAGTGCACATCTGGACGTTGAATTTGAATCGCCAAACGTCACATCTGTAGCTGTCACCTCGGATGTGCGGCGACGGTGCCAGCGACACGTGGCCCCCACGGGGCAGCATTTAATGGGTgtgtgctcgaccttaatggaaGTGATCTGCACACATCACGAGGAGATTCGGACGGCATCAGCAGTAGCTGACTGGCCCGCGCCCTCTTGACAGTGGTGAGGGAAAGTATCCAAAGTACAAAGGCACGAAGCACCGACTAGGGGAGAAAGGTCCGTTCGGTAGGAACCGAACGGGATTTGGCTCGCCTACTAGCCGATCGGCCGACCTCTCACCGGACtattggtctagtcagtcggactttcagcctccttcgactagacttgaagagaagGCATGTGATCCAGTGGTAAAGGGGGGCCCGTCCAgcaggaggtcaaagtggtcaacacccCGCAGGCGCCCGACCAGGCGAATTACCTCCCTGATCGACGGGAGGAAGAGTCGACCCGGCATCTCGACAGCTCGGCTCGACGCCGAGTTTCTGACGCTCTTAAGGAAAAAAGGGAAAGGATAATGACCGAGCGGTCATCCCGCTCGGCTGACGATAGACGAGGCATCAGTCCTGCAGTTAGAGATCACTCGCCCGAAATGGTGAACTCGGACATAAAACAACCGGCCAAGCGGACATCCCTCGGGAGGGCGCTAGCCGAGGTGACCTCCGCTCGGCCCAGGGAGGGCGTTAGCCGAACGGCCCATCTGCACGGACTAGTAAAGGACAGAAAGAGCGGTTAGCGATATCCTCCTAGAGACCAGGGTCGTCGATAGAAGGCGTGGTCAGTAGTAGAGTCCGCAGCATGGTTAGACAGAGAATCgtatggtggaagcttccactgtcacgtcagagatatgctcgtgttGTTGAGGTATGGCGACAGAcgcgcttttctgacacatccattccaTGTATGCTTTGATGATTGTGCACGCCTCGAAAAGCATGCACGCGCctctggggagccctatataaagacccccagacttcgacggaggtaggcTCACTAATATagtgtagctacagttctcgtttcTTCTTTGTCCACTTCGTCTGTCGAAgatttgacttgagcatcggagggccatcgccaggGAACCCCTCCTTGGTTCGGCACTGTGTTTGCAGGTTTCTTGCAACAGAGGATCCACGTCTTCGGAGTCTTCAACTAATCAGcaagagcgccacatccccagccttcatcgactcagcactcAAACAGGATCAATAACTAAGCGCGaccttttattaaataaattatttaatattaaaatgcaggaaggaaaaaTAACGAGTCAACTCCATGCGatgatcaaagacatcctcaacgaacTCTACGCGATAGGCCATCAAATGGAAAATcgtgatttaataaggtacgctttaaatgcttttccgcgtaatacattatgggcatctatcgtggatgcctacaaaatttctaaaaatttatctaaattgaaaCTAGATAAACTATTCTGTGAACTTGAATTACATAAGCAGACTAACGTCGAgttcgagaaaggtattgtt encodes the following:
- the LOC122043797 gene encoding uncharacterized protein LOC122043797, with the protein product MTTLLYGFTGNEVQPIGQIKLAISLGEESLQRTRMTTFIVVDAPFAYNVILGRPALNEFRAVVSMFCQKIKFQVEDRVREVKGDQLAARHYYVEMVKAEAKSAQKAPRIEVNTIIEKTPTLVYEEKEKV